One window from the genome of Lysobacter helvus encodes:
- a CDS encoding DUF4156 domain-containing protein: MRPAIGLVLAVVLSSCTWVHMAPGASAVKVVTGPPAGCQNRGEVEVSVKDSVAFYDRNALRVQEELETLARNEAPGLGANTVQPLAPPKEGSQRYAAWKCR; the protein is encoded by the coding sequence ATGCGTCCCGCGATCGGGCTCGTGCTCGCCGTCGTGCTGTCGTCCTGCACCTGGGTCCACATGGCCCCGGGTGCGAGCGCGGTCAAAGTGGTGACCGGCCCGCCGGCCGGTTGCCAGAACCGCGGCGAAGTCGAGGTGTCCGTGAAGGACAGCGTCGCCTTCTACGACCGGAACGCACTGCGCGTGCAGGAAGAACTGGAAACGCTGGCCCGCAACGAGGCCCCGGGCCTCGGCGCCAACACGGTGCAGCCGCTGGCGCCGCCCAAGGAAGGTTCGCAGCGCTACGCCGCGTGGAAGTGCCGTTGA
- a CDS encoding 3-oxoacyl-ACP synthase III: MLFQHVAIAGLAHIDAPRRLSSDEINARLKPTLDRLGIKTDVLQDVAGIHARRLWDEGMQASDAATLAAVKALADAGIDPDKVGLLVNTSVSRDFLEPSTASIVSGNLGLSDMCQNFDVANACLAFLNGMDIASRMIERGEIDYALVVDGETADLAYEKTLERLLRVETTEEEFKNELATLTLGSGAAAMVLARAELAPGAPRYKGGVTRAATEWNKLCRGNLDRMVTDTRMLLIEGLKLAQKTWIAARLALGWVAEEMDEFVIHQVSQVHTAAFVKAFGINPKKVLTIFNEHGNIGPASVPIVLSKLREMGRLKKGNRIALLGIGSGLNCSMAEVVW, from the coding sequence ATGTTGTTCCAACACGTCGCCATTGCCGGCCTCGCTCATATCGACGCGCCGCGCCGCTTGAGCTCGGACGAAATCAACGCGCGCCTCAAGCCCACGCTGGATCGCCTCGGCATCAAGACCGACGTGCTGCAGGACGTGGCGGGAATCCATGCGCGACGCTTGTGGGATGAAGGCATGCAGGCCTCCGACGCGGCGACGCTCGCGGCGGTGAAGGCGCTGGCCGATGCCGGCATCGATCCCGACAAGGTGGGCCTGCTGGTCAACACGTCGGTGAGCCGCGACTTCCTCGAGCCGTCCACGGCGTCGATCGTCAGCGGCAACCTCGGCCTGTCCGACATGTGCCAGAACTTCGACGTGGCCAACGCGTGCCTGGCGTTCCTCAACGGCATGGACATCGCCAGCCGCATGATCGAGCGCGGCGAGATCGACTACGCGCTGGTCGTCGACGGCGAAACCGCCGACCTGGCGTACGAGAAGACGCTCGAGCGCCTGCTGCGCGTGGAAACGACGGAAGAAGAATTCAAGAACGAACTCGCCACGCTGACGCTGGGGTCCGGCGCCGCCGCGATGGTGCTCGCGCGTGCCGAACTCGCCCCGGGCGCCCCGCGCTACAAGGGCGGCGTGACGCGCGCGGCCACCGAGTGGAACAAGCTGTGCCGCGGCAACCTGGACCGCATGGTCACCGACACCCGCATGCTGCTGATCGAAGGCCTGAAGCTCGCGCAGAAGACCTGGATCGCCGCGCGCCTGGCGCTGGGCTGGGTGGCCGAGGAGATGGACGAGTTCGTCATCCACCAGGTCAGCCAGGTGCACACCGCCGCGTTCGTGAAGGCCTTCGGCATCAACCCGAAGAAAGTGCTCACCATCTTCAACGAGCACGGCAACATCGGCCCGGCCTCGGTGCCGATCGTGTTGTCCAAGCTGCGCGAAATGGGCCGCCTGAAGAAGGGCAACCGCATCGCGTTGCTCGGCATCGGCTCGGGCCTCAACTGCTCGATGGCCGAAGTCGTTTGGTAA
- a CDS encoding alpha/beta fold hydrolase yields MVNAQALPDYPFEPKRIAIRPGIELSYLDEGPRDGEVVVMLHGNPSWSYYWRHLVTGLRDRYRVIVPDHVGMGLSDKPDDAAYRYTLQSRVDDLATLLDTLGIDGPVTLVVHDWGGMIGMGWAMAHPARVRRWVVLNTAMFPLPEAKPMPWQLSLGRDSKLGALMIRGFNAFSGIASHVGVERRMPDAVRRAYVAPYDTWRNRIATLRFVQDIPLREGDPAWALVDAAGRALPTFADRPAFLGWGLRDFVFDGHCLDAFRRAWPQAETHAFDDANHYVLEDKHAVLVPAIRAFLDRHALLA; encoded by the coding sequence TTGGTAAACGCGCAAGCGCTGCCCGACTACCCGTTCGAACCGAAGCGGATCGCGATCCGCCCGGGCATCGAACTGTCGTACCTCGACGAAGGCCCGCGCGACGGCGAAGTCGTCGTCATGCTCCACGGCAATCCGTCGTGGAGCTATTACTGGCGCCACCTTGTCACCGGCCTGCGCGATCGCTATCGCGTGATCGTGCCCGACCATGTCGGCATGGGCCTGAGCGACAAGCCGGACGATGCGGCGTATCGCTACACGTTGCAGTCGCGCGTCGATGACCTGGCCACGCTGCTCGACACGCTCGGCATCGATGGCCCGGTCACGCTGGTCGTGCACGACTGGGGCGGCATGATCGGCATGGGCTGGGCGATGGCGCATCCCGCCCGCGTGCGGCGCTGGGTGGTGCTCAACACCGCGATGTTCCCGCTGCCCGAAGCCAAGCCGATGCCGTGGCAGTTGTCGCTCGGGCGCGATTCGAAGCTCGGCGCGCTGATGATCCGCGGGTTCAATGCGTTCTCCGGCATCGCCTCGCATGTGGGCGTCGAACGCCGCATGCCCGACGCCGTGCGCCGCGCGTATGTCGCGCCGTACGACACCTGGCGCAACCGCATCGCCACGCTGCGCTTCGTGCAGGACATTCCGCTGCGCGAAGGCGATCCGGCGTGGGCGTTGGTCGATGCGGCGGGTCGCGCGTTGCCGACGTTCGCCGACCGGCCCGCGTTCCTCGGCTGGGGCCTGCGCGATTTCGTGTTCGACGGCCATTGCCTCGATGCATTCCGCCGCGCGTGGCCACAGGCGGAGACGCACGCATTCGACGACGCCAACCACTACGTGCTGGAAGACAAGCACGCCGTGCTGGTGCCGGCGATCCGCGCCTTCCTGGATCGCCACGCGCTGCTGGCCTGA
- the oleC gene encoding olefin beta-lactone synthetase, with translation MRDSNIAAALPRLARERGDQVAMRCPGRDGRYATAITYAQLDARSDAIAAGLALRGIVRGTRTVVMVRPTPEFFLLMFALFKAGAVPVLVDPGIDKRALKQCLDEAAPDAFIGIPLAHVARVVLRWARSAYIRITTGSRAFFADATLADVERDGANAGPQLADTQPDDVAAILFTSGSTGVPKGVVYRHRHFAAQIDMLREAFGLAPGGVDLPTFPPFALFDPALGVTSIIPDMDPTRPAKADPRKLLAAIERFGVTQLFGSPALVAVLARHGVAMPTVKRVTSAGAPVPPDVVAKMRALLPGDAQLWTPYGATECLPVSVIEGRELQGTREATERGAGTCVGRPVPPNDVRIIRIDDNAIAEWSDALCVSPGQVGEITVAGPSATDSYFRRDAATALAKIRERLADGSERIVHRMGDLGWIDGDGRLWFCGRKTQRVIVDDLTTLCTEQVEPIFNTHPWVVRSALVGVGPKGAQVPVLCYEETNHISTGVFDVQDRLRHLADGHVHTAKIRYFLRHPGFPVDIRHNAKIGREKLAVWATRELAKRKMPAP, from the coding sequence ATGCGCGATTCCAACATCGCCGCCGCCCTCCCGCGCCTGGCCCGCGAACGCGGCGACCAGGTGGCGATGCGTTGCCCGGGCCGCGATGGCCGCTACGCAACCGCGATCACTTACGCGCAGCTCGACGCCCGCAGCGATGCGATCGCCGCGGGTCTGGCCCTGCGCGGCATCGTGCGCGGCACGCGCACCGTGGTGATGGTGCGGCCGACGCCGGAGTTCTTCCTGCTGATGTTCGCGCTGTTCAAGGCGGGCGCCGTGCCGGTGCTGGTGGATCCGGGCATCGACAAGCGCGCGCTGAAGCAATGCCTCGACGAAGCCGCGCCGGATGCCTTCATCGGCATCCCGCTGGCGCATGTGGCGCGCGTGGTGTTGCGCTGGGCACGCTCGGCGTACATCCGCATCACCACGGGATCGCGCGCGTTCTTCGCGGACGCGACGCTTGCGGACGTCGAACGCGACGGCGCGAATGCCGGCCCGCAACTCGCCGACACGCAACCCGACGATGTCGCCGCGATCCTGTTCACCAGCGGCTCCACCGGCGTGCCGAAGGGCGTGGTGTATCGCCATCGCCACTTCGCCGCCCAGATCGACATGTTGCGCGAAGCGTTCGGCCTCGCGCCCGGTGGCGTGGACTTGCCGACGTTCCCGCCGTTCGCGTTGTTCGATCCGGCGCTCGGCGTCACTTCGATCATTCCCGACATGGATCCCACGCGGCCCGCGAAAGCGGATCCGCGCAAGCTGCTGGCGGCGATCGAGCGCTTCGGCGTGACGCAGTTGTTCGGCTCGCCTGCGTTGGTGGCGGTGCTTGCGCGTCATGGCGTGGCGATGCCGACGGTGAAGCGCGTGACATCGGCGGGTGCGCCGGTGCCGCCGGATGTTGTCGCGAAGATGCGTGCGCTGTTGCCCGGTGATGCGCAACTCTGGACGCCGTACGGCGCCACTGAATGCCTGCCCGTCAGCGTGATCGAAGGGCGCGAGCTGCAGGGCACCCGCGAAGCCACCGAGCGTGGCGCCGGCACCTGCGTCGGCCGTCCCGTGCCGCCGAACGACGTCCGCATCATCCGCATCGACGACAACGCGATCGCCGAGTGGTCGGACGCGCTGTGTGTTTCGCCGGGACAGGTGGGCGAGATCACCGTCGCCGGGCCGTCGGCCACCGATTCGTATTTCCGTCGCGATGCTGCGACCGCGCTCGCGAAGATCCGCGAACGTCTCGCGGATGGCAGCGAACGCATCGTGCATCGCATGGGCGATCTCGGCTGGATCGATGGGGACGGTCGCCTGTGGTTCTGCGGGCGGAAGACGCAGCGCGTGATCGTCGATGACCTGACGACGCTGTGCACCGAGCAGGTCGAGCCAATCTTCAACACGCATCCATGGGTCGTGCGTAGCGCACTGGTCGGTGTCGGTCCGAAGGGCGCGCAAGTGCCGGTCCTCTGCTACGAGGAAACGAACCACATCAGCACCGGTGTCTTCGATGTCCAGGACAGGCTGCGCCATCTCGCCGATGGCCATGTCCACACCGCGAAGATCCGGTATTTCCTGCGCCACCCCGGCTTCCCCGTCGACATCCGCCACAACGCCAAGATCGGCCGCGAAAAACTCGCCGTGTGGGCGACACGCGAACTGGCGAAGCGCAAGATGCCCGCGCCATGA
- the oleD gene encoding 2-alkyl-3-oxoalkanoate reductase, with the protein MKILVTGGGGFLGQALCRNLVERGFEVASFNRGHYAALDALGVEQHQGDLADRDAVLAATQGIGAIFHNAAKAGAWGPYDDYFRANVLGTRNVLAACRAHGIARLVYTSTPSVTHRATHPVEGGTADSVPYGSGFKAPYATTKLIAEQEVLAANDATLATIALRPRLIWGPGDNQLLPRLAQRARAGRLRLVGSGDNLIDTTYIDNAAQAHVDAFHHLVPGAACAGRAYFISNGDPRPVREIVNALLGAVGAPPVTKHLPFRAAFAIGAVCEGLWTALPLRGEPPITRFLAEQLSTTHWYDMGPATDDFGYVPGVSIEEGLRRLAEANRP; encoded by the coding sequence ATGAAGATCCTCGTCACCGGTGGAGGCGGCTTCCTCGGCCAGGCGCTGTGCCGCAACCTGGTGGAGCGCGGCTTCGAAGTCGCCAGCTTCAATCGTGGCCATTACGCCGCACTCGATGCGCTGGGCGTCGAACAACACCAGGGCGACCTCGCCGATCGCGACGCCGTGCTGGCCGCCACGCAAGGCATCGGCGCGATCTTCCACAACGCCGCGAAGGCCGGCGCGTGGGGTCCGTACGACGACTACTTCCGCGCCAACGTGCTCGGCACGCGCAACGTGCTGGCCGCGTGCCGCGCGCATGGCATCGCGCGTCTCGTGTACACGTCCACGCCGAGCGTCACGCATCGCGCGACGCATCCGGTGGAAGGCGGCACCGCCGACAGCGTGCCGTACGGCAGCGGGTTCAAGGCGCCCTATGCGACGACCAAGCTGATCGCCGAACAGGAAGTGCTCGCGGCGAACGACGCCACGCTGGCCACCATCGCCTTGCGTCCGCGCCTGATCTGGGGCCCGGGCGACAACCAGTTGCTGCCGCGCCTGGCGCAGCGCGCACGCGCCGGTCGCCTCCGCCTGGTGGGCAGCGGCGACAACCTCATCGACACCACGTACATCGACAACGCCGCGCAGGCGCACGTCGATGCGTTCCACCATCTCGTGCCGGGCGCCGCCTGCGCGGGCCGTGCGTACTTCATCAGCAACGGCGATCCGCGGCCCGTGCGCGAGATCGTCAACGCGCTGCTCGGTGCCGTCGGCGCGCCGCCCGTGACGAAGCACCTGCCGTTCCGCGCCGCGTTCGCGATCGGCGCGGTGTGCGAAGGCCTGTGGACCGCGCTGCCCCTGCGCGGCGAGCCGCCGATCACGCGTTTCCTCGCCGAGCAGCTGAGCACGACGCACTGGTACGACATGGGACCGGCGACGGACGACTTCGGCTACGTGCCCGGCGTGTCGATCGAGGAAGGCTTGCGGCGCCTCGCCGAAGCGAACCGGCCTTGA
- a CDS encoding ubiquinone biosynthesis accessory factor UbiJ, translating into MTATPDRSPLNWRRHAGRALEMALDRALALDPDTRASLRALDGRRVALAIEAPPLALQVTVDGEHLRVGPVDDANEPDLGIRATLGGLVSQLPFFKRDDAPPVGRVRVSGDADLARRLQRLAERFDPDWQQPFTTVFGDVVGVQVAKAFGAALREAKSAGAGFAGSTAEYLTEESRDVVAKDELHAFFDDVDAVRDDVERLAARVQRLRRGSAA; encoded by the coding sequence ATGACCGCGACCCCCGACCGCTCCCCGTTGAACTGGCGCCGCCACGCCGGCCGCGCGCTCGAGATGGCGCTCGACCGCGCGCTCGCGCTCGACCCGGACACGCGCGCGTCGTTGCGCGCACTGGACGGCCGCCGCGTCGCGCTCGCGATCGAAGCACCGCCGCTCGCGTTGCAGGTCACCGTCGACGGCGAACACCTCCGCGTCGGCCCGGTCGACGATGCGAACGAACCCGACCTCGGCATCCGCGCCACGCTCGGCGGCCTGGTCTCGCAGCTTCCGTTCTTCAAGCGCGACGACGCGCCGCCCGTGGGCCGCGTGCGCGTGTCCGGCGACGCCGACCTCGCGCGTCGCCTGCAGCGCCTGGCCGAACGCTTCGATCCGGATTGGCAGCAACCCTTCACCACCGTGTTCGGCGATGTCGTCGGCGTGCAGGTCGCCAAGGCGTTCGGCGCCGCGTTGCGCGAAGCGAAATCCGCCGGTGCGGGCTTCGCGGGCAGCACGGCCGAATACCTGACCGAGGAATCGCGCGACGTGGTGGCGAAGGATGAACTGCACGCGTTCTTCGACGACGTCGACGCGGTGCGCGACGACGTCGAACGCCTCGCCGCGCGCGTGCAACGCCTGCGTCGCGGGAGCGCCGCATGA
- the ubiB gene encoding ubiquinone biosynthesis regulatory protein kinase UbiB — MTPVLRAARIGRVLVRYRLDDLLDDTPAERWLRLMRPFVPSASAEVAAQSRGARLRLALQELGPIFVKFGQILSTRRDLVPPDIAIELTLLQDRVAPFDGNTARVLVEEALGQPIDVAFASFDTTPLASASIAQVHAAQMHPVGDQPPREVVVKVLRPGIEKQIAGDIALLKSIAALVDRTHPSADKIRPREIVAEIENTLAAELDLQREAANASVLRRFWQGSNDLYVPEPIWSHTAQRALTMERVHGIPSDDIAALDAAGIDRKALAAKGVRVFYQQVFRDNFFHADAHAGNIWVDAQRQQDPKFIALDFGIMGQLSSEDQYYLAENFMAIFNRDYRRIAELHVQAGWMPSHIRIDELEAAARSVCEPYFTRPLSEISLAEVLIKLFRTAQRYELTLQPQLILLQKTLLNIEGVGRQLDPDIDIWAVARPVLERILLDRYSPQQLLTEFRKRLPEMVTRAPDMPRLLHSWLTQQVEGGHSLKMQSQDIRDLTQMIRGAQRRVISAILGTGLLIAAAVMYSLEAGGPRFFGLPASVWIAGLGGAWALLAAWPRRK, encoded by the coding sequence ATGACGCCGGTGCTGCGCGCCGCGCGCATCGGCCGCGTGCTGGTGCGTTACCGCCTCGATGATCTCCTCGACGACACGCCCGCCGAACGCTGGCTGCGCCTGATGCGCCCGTTCGTGCCGAGCGCGTCGGCCGAAGTGGCCGCGCAATCGCGCGGTGCGCGCCTGCGCCTGGCGTTGCAGGAGCTCGGGCCGATCTTCGTGAAGTTCGGGCAGATCCTGTCGACGCGCCGCGACCTGGTGCCGCCCGACATCGCGATCGAACTCACGCTGCTGCAGGATCGCGTCGCGCCGTTCGACGGCAACACGGCGCGCGTGCTGGTCGAAGAAGCGCTGGGCCAGCCGATCGATGTGGCCTTCGCCTCGTTCGACACCACGCCGCTCGCATCCGCGTCCATCGCGCAGGTGCACGCGGCGCAGATGCACCCGGTGGGCGACCAGCCGCCGCGCGAGGTCGTGGTGAAGGTGCTGCGCCCAGGCATCGAGAAGCAGATCGCGGGCGACATCGCGCTGCTGAAGTCGATTGCCGCGCTGGTGGATCGCACGCATCCGTCCGCCGACAAGATCCGCCCGCGCGAGATCGTCGCGGAGATCGAGAACACGCTGGCCGCCGAACTCGACCTGCAGCGCGAAGCCGCGAACGCCTCCGTGCTGCGTCGCTTCTGGCAGGGCTCCAACGACCTGTACGTGCCCGAGCCGATCTGGTCGCACACCGCGCAGCGCGCGCTGACGATGGAGCGCGTGCACGGCATCCCGAGCGACGACATCGCCGCGCTCGATGCCGCCGGCATCGATCGCAAGGCGCTCGCCGCGAAGGGCGTGCGCGTGTTCTACCAGCAGGTGTTCCGCGACAACTTCTTCCACGCCGATGCGCACGCCGGCAACATCTGGGTGGATGCGCAGCGCCAGCAGGACCCGAAGTTCATCGCGCTCGACTTCGGCATCATGGGCCAGCTCTCCAGCGAGGATCAGTACTACCTCGCGGAGAATTTCATGGCGATCTTCAACCGCGATTACCGCCGCATCGCCGAGCTGCACGTGCAGGCCGGCTGGATGCCGTCGCACATCCGCATCGACGAGCTGGAAGCCGCGGCGCGTTCGGTGTGCGAGCCGTACTTCACGCGGCCGCTGTCGGAGATCTCGCTGGCCGAGGTGCTGATCAAGCTGTTCCGCACCGCGCAGCGTTACGAACTCACGCTGCAGCCGCAGTTGATTCTGTTGCAGAAGACGCTGCTGAACATCGAGGGCGTCGGCCGGCAGCTGGATCCGGACATCGACATCTGGGCGGTCGCGCGCCCCGTGCTCGAGCGCATCCTGCTCGATCGCTACAGCCCGCAGCAGCTGCTCACCGAGTTCCGCAAGCGCCTGCCGGAAATGGTGACGCGCGCGCCGGACATGCCGCGCCTGTTGCACAGCTGGCTGACGCAGCAGGTGGAAGGCGGGCATTCGCTGAAGATGCAGTCGCAGGACATCCGCGACCTCACGCAGATGATCCGCGGCGCACAGCGGCGCGTCATCTCCGCGATCCTGGGCACGGGCCTGCTGATCGCCGCTGCGGTGATGTACAGCCTGGAAGCCGGCGGCCCGCGGTTCTTCGGGTTGCCAGCGTCGGTGTGGATCGCGGGACTGGGTGGGGCGTGGGCGCTGCTCGCCGCGTGGCCGCGTCGTAAATAA
- a CDS encoding endonuclease domain-containing protein → MRTIWKRARALRNNSTLAERHVWRYLRRRNLGGYKFRRQFPIAGFIVDFACVEAHIAIELDGGQHAEAVAYDAARTRKIEEKGYRVLRFWDNDAMKQTNAVLEVILKVCDERAR, encoded by the coding sequence ATGCGCACCATCTGGAAGCGAGCCCGCGCCCTCCGCAACAATTCGACCCTCGCCGAGCGCCACGTGTGGCGTTACCTGCGACGACGCAACCTCGGCGGTTACAAGTTCCGCCGCCAGTTCCCGATCGCCGGCTTCATCGTGGACTTCGCGTGCGTCGAAGCGCACATCGCGATCGAACTCGACGGCGGCCAGCATGCGGAGGCCGTTGCCTACGATGCGGCGCGGACGAGGAAGATCGAGGAGAAGGGCTATCGTGTGCTGCGGTTCTGGGACAACGATGCGATGAAGCAGACGAATGCGGTGCTCGAAGTGATCCTGAAGGTGTGTGATGAACGAGCTCGGTGA
- a CDS encoding pseudouridine synthase: MRVLFVDDFLGVVDKPAGLMVHDSALARGETDFAADRLREQFGRPIFLVHRLDRATSGCLLLAFDRETASTLGKTLMARDVEKDYLAVCRGWPEERFTVDHDLDGGPGKPVKKPAVTEFERLATCELNFPSAGFPTSRYALLRATPLTGRFRQIRRHLKHLSHHLIGDTSHGDGRHNRAFRMLGIHRMLLHAERLAFAHPASGERIEVRAPLDAEFAKARALFDGAAFPDIR; the protein is encoded by the coding sequence TTGCGCGTTCTGTTCGTCGACGATTTCCTCGGCGTCGTCGACAAACCCGCCGGGCTGATGGTCCACGACTCCGCGCTCGCGCGCGGCGAAACCGACTTCGCGGCCGATCGGCTGCGCGAGCAATTCGGCCGCCCCATCTTCCTCGTGCATCGCCTCGATCGGGCGACCAGCGGCTGCCTGCTGCTCGCCTTCGATCGCGAGACGGCGTCCACGCTCGGCAAGACGCTGATGGCGCGCGATGTCGAAAAGGATTACCTCGCGGTCTGCCGCGGCTGGCCGGAGGAACGGTTCACCGTCGACCACGACCTCGACGGCGGCCCCGGCAAACCGGTCAAGAAACCAGCGGTCACTGAGTTCGAGCGCCTCGCCACGTGCGAACTCAACTTCCCGTCCGCAGGCTTCCCGACGTCACGCTACGCGCTCCTGCGCGCCACGCCGCTCACGGGCCGCTTCCGCCAGATCCGCCGCCACCTCAAGCACCTCTCGCATCACCTGATCGGCGACACGAGCCACGGCGACGGGCGCCACAACCGCGCGTTCCGCATGCTCGGCATCCATCGCATGCTGCTGCACGCCGAGCGCCTGGCGTTCGCGCATCCGGCCAGCGGCGAGCGCATCGAAGTGCGTGCGCCGCTGGATGCGGAGTTCGCGAAGGCGCGGGCGCTGTTCGACGGCGCGGCGTTTCCCGACATCCGCTGA
- the arfB gene encoding alternative ribosome rescue aminoacyl-tRNA hydrolase ArfB → MLEIAPDLSIPDEELTERFVRASGPGGQNVNKVATAVELRFDVAGSPSLPEPLRARLLARRDRRLTDEGVLVLNAQRFRTQDRNREDARDRLVAFIVAGLHVPKARVATKPTRASKQRRLDEKKRSGTIKRGRTVRTWD, encoded by the coding sequence ATGCTCGAGATCGCCCCCGACCTGTCCATCCCCGACGAAGAACTGACCGAACGCTTCGTGCGTGCGTCGGGCCCGGGCGGACAGAACGTCAACAAGGTGGCCACCGCGGTGGAACTGCGCTTCGATGTCGCGGGCTCGCCGTCGTTGCCCGAGCCCCTGCGTGCGCGCCTGCTGGCGCGGCGCGACCGGCGCCTGACCGACGAGGGCGTGCTGGTGCTCAACGCCCAGCGCTTCCGCACGCAGGACCGCAATCGCGAAGACGCGCGCGATCGCCTGGTGGCCTTCATCGTCGCGGGGCTCCACGTGCCGAAGGCGCGGGTGGCCACCAAGCCCACGCGCGCCTCGAAGCAGCGCAGGCTGGACGAAAAGAAACGCAGCGGTACGATCAAGCGCGGACGCACGGTCAGGACCTGGGACTGA
- a CDS encoding lysophospholipid acyltransferase family protein produces MATPKPDEAGYILPLPPNAPRVRPNAFGRWFGRTLLRLGGWRMVGEFPDLPRVVLIGAPHSSNWDGVWGFGAKLALGLDIKILGKHQLFWWPLGPILRRLGVIAVDRSAAHGVVEQAASLITQAGQFWFGLAPEGTRKPVERWKTGFWKIAKAANVPVLPAYFHYPDRIIGIGPVFHLTSDMSADIARIRAWYRPWQGKHHGTA; encoded by the coding sequence ATGGCGACACCCAAACCAGACGAGGCCGGCTACATCCTGCCGTTGCCGCCCAACGCACCGCGCGTGCGGCCGAATGCGTTCGGTCGCTGGTTCGGCCGCACCCTGCTGCGGCTCGGCGGCTGGCGCATGGTCGGCGAATTCCCCGACCTGCCGCGCGTCGTGCTGATCGGCGCGCCGCATTCGTCCAACTGGGACGGGGTGTGGGGCTTCGGCGCGAAGCTGGCGCTCGGCCTGGACATCAAGATCCTCGGGAAGCACCAGCTGTTCTGGTGGCCGCTCGGCCCGATCCTCCGCCGGCTCGGCGTGATCGCGGTGGACCGGAGTGCCGCGCATGGGGTCGTCGAGCAGGCGGCGTCACTGATTACCCAAGCTGGGCAGTTCTGGTTCGGCCTGGCGCCGGAAGGGACGCGCAAACCGGTCGAGCGCTGGAAGACCGGCTTCTGGAAGATCGCCAAGGCTGCGAACGTGCCGGTATTGCCGGCGTACTTCCACTATCCGGACCGCATCATCGGGATTGGGCCCGTATTTCACCTCACTTCCGACATGTCTGCGGACATCGCCCGCATCCGCGCCTGGTACCGCCCGTGGCAGGGCAAGCACCACGGAACCGCCTGA